A genomic region of Magnolia sinica isolate HGM2019 chromosome 6, MsV1, whole genome shotgun sequence contains the following coding sequences:
- the LOC131248552 gene encoding pentatricopeptide repeat-containing protein At3g53170, with the protein MQFHFLDTANLRSSSSFLHFTSPAIPCKPSGRRKPLFLFVKSAKRSGDTSKVIQKESKEALSRILRTEAAVRNIERKANSVKYSRLWPKAVLEALDDSIRSNRWEAALKIFGLLRKQHWYNPKCQTYAKLLTMLGKCRQPVQASSLFQTMLSEGLKPNVDVYTSLVGVYGLCGLFAEAFHTIDEMKSVSDCKPDVYTYTILINCCCKLCRFDMVSRVLTEMSYLGIECSTVTYNAIIDGYGKAGMFELMESSLSDMLETGSCLPDVFTLNSFIWAYGNVGQIEMMEKWYEEFCHMGIGPDIKTFNIMIRSYGMTGMYEKMGLVMDYMKKRFYIPTVVTFNIIIETFGKAGNIEKMDYFFQSMKIQGVKPNSITYCSLVSGYSKAGLLKKVRTILRHIDNSDVILDTPFFNCIISAYGQAGEVKRMEEMFLLMKERKCKPDNITFATMIQVYRDRGMVEAAQELEIKITNMKKNIIGEPG; encoded by the exons ATGCAGTTCCACTTCCTCGATACTGCTAACTTGCgctcttcttcctcttttcttcatttcacTTCTCCTGCAATCCCATGTAAACCATCCGGTAGAAGAAAACCGCTATTTCTCTTTGTGAAATCGGCGAAAAGGAGCGGAGATACATCTAAAGTGATCCAGAAGGAATCGAAGGAAGCGCTCTCTCGGATTCTAAGGACTGAGGCTGCGGTTAGAAACATCGAAAGGAAGGCGAATTCCGTGAAATACTCGCGTCTTTGGCCGAAGGCCGTATTAGAAGCTTTGGATGATTCTATACGCAGCAATCGATGGGAAGCTGCGCTCAAG ATTTTTGGCTTACTTCGCAAACAACACTGGTACAATCCGAAATGCCAAACATATGCAAAGCTATTGACGATGCTTGGAAAATGCAGGCAGCCTGTGCAGGCCAGCTCGCTTTTCCAAACCATGCTGTCTGAAGGACTCAAACCGAATGTTGATGTTTACACGTCACTTGTGGGCGTATATGGCCTCTGTGGTCTTTTTGCTGAGGCATTTCACACAATTGACGAAATGAAGTCAGTTTCCGACTGCAAACCCGATGTATACACATACACAATCCTCATCAATTGCTGCTGTAAACTGTGCCGCTTTGATATGGTTAGTAGGGTCCTTACTGAAATGTCGTATCTGGGGATTGAGTGCAGCACTGTTACTTACAACGCTATAATCGATGGGTATGGTAAGGCTGGGATGTTTGAACTGATGGAGAGTTCACTGTCTGACATGCTTGAAACTGGCAGTTGCCTGCCTGATGTTTTCACACTGAACTCTTTCATTTGGGCCTATGGAAATGTTGGACAGATAGAGATGATGGAAAAGTGGTACGAGGAGTTTTGTCATATGGGTATTGGACCGGACATAAAGACATTTAACATCATGATCAGATCATATGGTATGACAGGCATGTATGAGAAAATGGGTTTAGTTATGGATTACATGAAGAAACGGTTTTACATTCCAACGGTTGTTACTTTCAATATAATTATCGAAACTTTTGGAAAAGCAGGAAATATTGAAAAGATGGACTACTTTTTCCAGTCAATGAAGATTCAAGGAGTGAAGCCGAATTCCATTACTTATTGTTCGCTAGTTAGTGGATACAGTAAAGCGGGTCTTCTGAAGAAGGTCCGCACTATCTTGAGGCACATAGACAATAGTGATGTCATTCTGGATACACCGTTTTTCAACTGTATCATCAGTGCCTATGGCCAGGCTGGAGAAGTGAAGAGGATGGAAGAAATGTTTTTGTTAATGAAGGAAAGAAAATGCAAGCCTGATAACATCACCTTTGCTACCATGATTCAAGTGTACAGAGATCGAGGTATGGTCGAGGCCGCTCAGGAGTTGGAAATCAAGATTACAAATATGAAGAAAAACATAATTGGG GAGCCTGGTTGA